The Actinomyces viscosus genome segment GAGGGCGGGACGATCCGCCGCAGCGGGGGAGTGAGCGTACGCGCCCTGGCCCGCACCGCCGAGGCTCTGGGCCTGGAGACCGTTGAGGCCGCGCGCGTCATCGAGATCGCCGCGGGCGCCGGGCTCCTGGGACTCGACGACGACGGCGCCACCTGGGTGCCCTCCGCCCTGGCCGCCGGCTGGCTCGCGGACAGCCTCCCCCAGCGCTGGGCGCCGCTGGCCCTGGCCTGGACCGTCAGCGCCCGCACCCCCTGGCTAACGGGCACCCGCGACGACGACGGTGTACTGCGCGCCGCCCTCGGCCCGGACCTGGAGGCCGGCTGGGCCGCGCGCCTGCGCGCCCGCGTGCTTGCGCTCCTGGGAGGCCTGCCCCCGGGCACCAGCGCGACGCCGGCCTTCGTACGGGCGGCCCTGACCTGGGAGAGCCCGCGGCGCACCATCCCCGGCGGGGCGATCTCCGCGGTCCTGGCCGAGGCCGAGACCCTCGGAATCACCGGCGGCGGCGCGTTGACCGAGGCCGGCCGGATCCTCGCCCGACGTGCGGCGGCGAGCCTCGACGAGCCGGATGCCGCCAGTGACGACGTCATGGGGAGCGAGGGCAGCGCCAATGGCGCCGGTAGTGCGTCTGGCGGCGCTGCCGGGCAGGCGCCGTCGGATGAGGAGGCCCTGGGGGCGCTGGAGGCCGCGCTCGCCGCGGACCTGCCGGCCGCCGTCGACATGATCCTCGTCCAGTCCGACCTCACCGCCATCGTGCCGGGTCGGCCCGCCCCCGAGCTGGGCGCGCTGCTGGAGCGCACGAGCGTCGTGGAGTCGCGCGGCGGGGCGCTCACCGTGAGGTTCACTCCCGAGTCGGTACGCGGCGCGCTCGACGTCGGCTACAGCGCTGAGGAGATCGTGGAAGCCATCGGGCGCTACAGCCCCGCGCCCCTGCCGGACTCACTGACCGTGCTCATCCAGGACGCGGCCCGCCATCACGGGGCCGTGCGGGTGAGGGCCGTGGCCGCGCTGCTGCGGATCGGCGACGAGGCCACCGCCGCCGGGATCATGGCCGAGCCGCGACTGAAGGACCTCGGCCTGGCTGAGGTGGCGCCCGGGATCCTCGTGGCCACGGCGAGCGCCGGCCAGGTGCTGCGCGAGCTGCGCGCCACCGGGTTGGCGCCGGTGACCGAGGACGCGGACGGGCACCTGGTGGTCGGGCCGGCCACCGCGCAGCAGGCGCGCCGGGCCCCCGAGCCGTCACGCCCCGGCAGCGAGCACTCGGTGCGACGACGTCGGCCGAGCCGGCGCGAGCTGGCGATCCTGGTGGGGAGGCTCCGCGTGGGGCAGGAGGCGATGCAGGCCGCCGGGGAGGCCGCGGTGGCCACCGACCCCGTGCACGCCCTGGCGGTGCTGCGCCAGGCGCAGTCCTCGCGCTCGCGGGTTCGCCTGAGCCTGGCGGGTCCCGACGGCGCCGTGCAGGAGCGCCAGGTGCGGGTCATGGCCGTCGAGCCCGGGCGGGTGCGGCTGCGCGACGTCGTGCGCGAGACCGAGCTGACCGTGGCGGTCCACCGCATCGTCTCGGTCGAGGCGGGGTGACGGACGGCCCTGGCAGCCCCTTCCGCTGCAGGCTCGCACCGAGCCCCGTCGCCTGTGGATACTGCATCCGGCCTCGCTCCAGTTCCCGGTCCCCGGGTGTGTGGAGGTTGTTCCCGCGCCTGATGGCGGCCGGTTATCAGGCCGCCCCGGTCCCCGAGTGTGGGAGGTTGTTTCGGCTGCGTGATGTCTGCTCGCATCCCGACAGATGAGCTGGCACGGATTGAGGAGGGATGGACGGTCTCGGCGTGGGCTGAACGGGCTCTGTTCAGGCCCTCTGAGGTCCGGGCCGGTGCCCCGCCCAGGAGGGGTGGCTGACGGTGCTCGGTTGGTCGTGGACGCACCATAGGGTCCGGCGACTGCACCCTCGGGGCCCGTCCACGGGGCCTATGGTGCGTCCGCGGTGCAGATGAGGTCCTGTCTGTGGTGGTGAAGGTGGTCGTCTGTCGTCTGTCTTGCCGCGGAGCGTCCGTGGGTTAGTGGCCTTGGGCTTCTTCGGCGTCGTCGGTGAGGTAGGTGACGATGCGGACGAGGTCGTAGGGGGTGGAGGTCTCGGTGGTGGTGATGGTGCCGTCGATGGTGCGCCAGGTGGTTTCGCCTTGGGGGCGGTATCGGGTGGTCCAGGTGGTGGTCAGGGTGGTGGTGACGGCGGTGGCGGTGTGCTGGTAGTAGTGGGTGACGCTTTGGTGGGGGTAGGGATGGCCGGGGTCGGTGGTGGTCAGGGTGGTGCCGTCTCCCCAGTCCCAGGTGTAGGAGGTGGGGGTGAACTCGACGTCGATGGGGGTGTTCAGGATGGTGGTGGTCTGGTAGCGGGGGCTGGGGTCGGTGTAGACGATGAAGGCCTTGGAGATGATGACTCTGGGGCCGGGTGGTTGGCGGGTGATGCCGGAGCCCTGGGCGATGAGGGTGGCGGCCTGGCGGGTGGTGACGGTGATGGTGCGGGGCCCACCGCCCCCGTCGGCGGGTTCCTGGGGCTGAGAGGGGTAGCGCATCAAGTTGCGCATGCAGTCGATGTCCGGGATGTGGCCGCCGTTACTGACGCAGTCCTCGTGGGGCTGTTCCTCCCACATCGAGGGGTCCGACGCCGTCACAGCCGGGCGGTCCTGACTCGGCACCCCACCGGGCTCCGAGCCGGGAAGCTCAACGCTTTCAGACGCTTCTCCGGTAAATCCTGTCCTGTCCCCGGAGTTCTTGCCGCCGATAGTAGGGGTATCTGGGTGAGGTTCGCTTCGAGCTGAGGTGGCTGGAAGTAATGCAAGAGAGGAAATTAGTGTCATTGTGAGAAGACATCTCATTTTGAAATCACCTCCCCTTCGCCGATCATCCAGCGTCCATTGACGTATCGAACACCGAACTTGAGCTCCTGATCCTCAATTGGCTCAGCAGTCTCTAGGTTTTCGCCCGGGTGGCACCAGGTCATTTGTCCGTAGTTGATGTGGACGTGAATGAGGTTGTAATTGTAGCCCTCGAGTTTTTCGTAGTAGCGGATGTTCGTGATCTCCTGCTCCCACTTGTTCGCCCAACCTCCACCTTCATGGAGCTCGGTTGCTTGGTCGATGACTGATTTGCAGAAGACACAGACGTCTTCGCTCATGGCGGCGAGCTCGGTGGTGTCGCCGGTCATGAAGGCGTAGCGGTAGAGGTCGAGGAAGTAGTAGACACTGCCTGCTGCGCCCTGCGCGGTCTCCTCATCCATGTGCAGAGGCTTGACGGGTGCGGGTTCGGCTAGGGCGGTGTCGCGCTGGGCCTTGAGCTCGGGGGGCAGGGCGGCCTCGCGGGAGGCGGTCGCGGAGGCCTGGGCGTCGACCAGGCCCTGCTCGGCCCGGGCGATGGCCGCCGAGGCGCTGGCACTGGCACTCACACTGGCCTCAGCCTTCGCGTCCCTCAACGAGCAGGCAGCCGTACCCAGTGCCAGCGCGCACACCGCCACCAGGCCGGCCGCCACGCGACGGGGCCTGCGACGCGCCCCAGGCCGGTTGCGCCCAACCACTGACCTCCGGGCATGGGTGGCCGCCCACTGTCGTGGGCGCGCAGTCACAGGGGATCGTAGGGACGTACTCATCACGGAAGCCTCCTCGCCACCGAAACAACTCCACATCCGCCGGGAGCGGGCAACGCTGTCCGTCCGGGCGGTGTATTGACACTACCCGCACCAACGCCCCCACCGCCAGACCTCGACCCGACCCTGTGGAAAACCCCTGGGCGGCGCCTGGTCGCCCGTTGTCGGATGGCGTCGGGCCCGTGGTCTGCGGGACCTGCTTCTGCAGCGCTCCGGCTCCGGGGCCCGGGGCTGGGGAGCTGTTTCGGCTGCGTGACGCCTGCTCGCATCCGGCCATCTGAGCTGGCACGGATCAACCCCGGCTCACCCCCGGCCCAACGCCGCGCCGCATCCGTCGAGGCGACCGCGGCACCGCATCCGTCCAGGCTGCCGCCGCGCCGCACCCGTCGAGGCGGCCGCCGCACCACATTCGCCCAGGCTGCCGCCGCGCTGTCCACCCCAGGTGGATCCGTGCCACCTCACCTCGCACGATTCCAGCAATCGTCACGCAGCCGACATTGCAACCCGTAAGCCCCGCCGCGATACCCGGCGGCTCCGAACCCGGCGGCTCCGAAGACATCGGTAGACATCAGTTTCAGCGCCGGCACTCCGCCCGTGCCTTGAGGCGTACCACGGCATGCTCAGTGGCACGGTTCCGCGACTCCTCGCCCCCGGCCTTCTTGTCATGGCACTGACGGATGTGGGTGTGCCGAGACCAACCCATGCAGGCCAGGGCAGTTTCAGGTGCCTCCCCTACACTGGCCGAGTGACCGACACGATCGACTCTCACACCGACGCCTCAGGCGAGCCCTCGACCGAGGCCGGATCCGGCTCGGGCTCCTCGGCGCGCACCGCCACAGCCACCCTGGAGCGCCCTGCAACCGCACCGGCCTCGCCCTACCCGATCCCGGCACCCGTGCCCCGTGCCGGCGCCCTGCCCACCCCCAGCGAGCAGGCCCAGGCCGCCAAGGACAAGACCCTCACCTCCCCGGCCGCCGTCGAGCTCGCCCGCCGCGCGCTGGAGGAGATCACCGGCCCCATCACCGTCGGTGAGTACCTGGCCGCCGCGCCCAGTGCCGAGCGCCTGGTCACCCACCTGTTCGACTGCACCCTGAGCGGATACCACGGCTGGCACTGGGCCGTTACCCTCAGCCGCGTCCCGCGCAGCCGCACCGCCACCGTCTGCGAGATGGAGCTGCTCCCTGGTGAGGACGCCCTCCTGGCCCCCGCCTGGATCCCGTGGGCCGACCGCCTCGAACCCGGTGACGTCACCCGCTCCGACCGCCTGCCCCGCAAGGAGGCCGACGAGCGCCTCGAACCCGGCTGGGAGGCCACCGGTGAGGACGCCGACGCCGTCGCCGTGGACCAGCTCGACCTGAGCCGCCCCCGGGTTCTCAGCGCCCAGGGCGTGTCCAGCGCCGCCGAGCGCTGGTACGGTGGCGACCACGGACCCGACGCCGAGGGGGTGCGCAAGGCCCACGCCACCTGCTCCACCTGCGGCTTCTTCCTGCCCATGGCCGGCGCCCTGCGCGCCATCTTCGGGGTGTGCGCCAACGAGTGGGCCACCGACGACGGCAGCGTCGTCTCCCTGGACCACGGCTGCGGCGCCCACTCCGAGACCGACCTGCCCGACCAGGGCCCGGAATGGCCCATCAACCCCTCCCGGGTCGACGACCACCTCATGGTGCCGTTGAGCACCAACGGCCTCGACCTGCGCGAGGGCCGGACCATCGCCGAGCTTGCCGCCCAGCAGCCGGACGACGGCAGCGACGTCAAGAACGACAGCAACGAGTCGGACGACGCTGACGACGAGGTCAAAGACTCAGACAGCACGCCCGCCCCGGACTCCGAGGCGGAGCCCTCGGCACCTTCGGCCCAGGACACCGGCAGGTCGGTCGACGCCGCGAATGACGGTTCCGACTCAGACTCCGTCACCGCCGCCGAGGGCATCGAGGGCACTGCTGCGATCGACGGCGCTTCCGACTCGGACAGTGCCTCGTCCGGTGCGGAGGCCTCCGCTTCCTCAGCCGAGGCGCAGGCGGCTGAGACTCCCAGCAAGACGAAGGGGAAGTCGGCTGCGAAGCGCACCCGCCGTACATCGTCCTCGACCAAGCGTCGTCGCGGCACGGCTGACTCGTCGGACGAGACCGCCACCGACCGGAGCAGCCGTGGGCTGGACCTCGACATCGAGGAACTTGCGAAAACGGCGGCCGCCGCGGCGTCGGTCTCATCGGCCCCTGACGCGGCCGGCACCGCCGGTGGCCCGACCAGCCCTGCCGATGACGTCCTGTCGGCAGTCGTCGAGGCAGCGTCGGCCCCCGCCAGCGCCGGATCGGGGGACACGCCCAGTGAGCGCGCCGCCTCGGCCCGCGCCGCCGTCGCCGGCCTGTCCCTCGCTCTCGGGATCGACGTTCCCCAGGAGGGCGGGTCCGCCGACGCGCCCGACGACGAGAACGCGGATGCCGACGTCCACCACGCGCCGCGCACCCTCGCCGAGCTCGAGGCCATCCTGCCCAACCGCTCCTGACGAATCCCACGGGGCTTCAACGGGTTCCCGCCTGCGCCCCGACAGGACCGGCGGGGAGTCGCATCCCCCGGGGGTCGGAGACGAAGCCGGCCTGACGCAGCAGGTCGCTCACGGTGCGATCCAGGGTGCTGACCCCGTTGAGCGACTCCACCACCGTGCGGTTCCGTCCCGGCGACGCACCCTCGCGCGCCAAGGCGCGCTGCCGCGCGGCCACCAGGGCACTCAGGGCACGCCTCAGCATCTCCCGCTCAGGTGTGTAGGAGATGAGCCCCCTGAGATTCTCCGAGGCGTAAAGCACCGGTGCGCCCTCGATGAGGACGACGCTCGCGCCCTGGCGCCGCAGCGGCGTGCCTCCCGCCTCCTCCTTGTCCTCCGTACCGGCCTTGCCAATGCCAGTGGGCAGCACGGGCTCGGGCCACGCCACCGTGCGGCCGACGAGACAGGCCGGGTCCTTGAGGTCGAGGACGACGTCGGCCTCACCCTCGCCGGCCGGGCCCTGGGTCAGGAGCCGCAGCCGGTCAATGGTCTCCCGCTCGGCGAACTGGGCGGGACCGAGCCCATCGACGAAACCACCGCGCAGGACCGCCCCCGTGTCCTCCATGCGCCGCAGCACGGGCATCAACGGCGCCAGACCCCCGGCGCCGCCGAAGGCCAGGGCGACGTCGCGCGAGACGACCCCGTAGCGGTCCAGCAGCGACTCCACCTCGGCGATCGCCTGCTCCTCCTGGGACACCGGGGCGGCCGAGAGCCGCAGCCACGAGGTCGAGGAGAGCACGGAGGACAGCCGCCCGGGTGCGGCCTGCCCGGCGGCCCGAGGCATCTCCACCATGGCGCGTCGGCCGCGACGACTGCGGACCCGCCGCGCCGGCGCACTGCGAGCCCTGGGAGCCGGTTCCAGCGACCTGCGCACCGGCTCGAAGGAACGGCCCGTGGCGGCCCCCTCCAGCACCAGCTGCCAGCGCGCCGGCTCAGGGTCTCCCTCAGTGCCCTTCTCAGTGCTCACCGTGACATCGTCACCACCATTGCCGTCCTGCGGTTTGCGGGGCTCAGACCACGCAAGCGCCTCCCCGACGACCGGGGCGAGAGCCGAGTCCGTGGGGAAGAAGGCGATCTCTCCCGGCGCGGCGACGTCGTCGGATCCGGCCGACGACTCCGAGCCCCGCCGGCCTGATCCCGTCCGGCCGGGGCTGGTCCGGCCCGAGGCCGTCTCCCCGCTGGGGCGCGCCTGCCAGACGACCTCCCCGGCGGCGATGAGCTCATCGAGCATGGCCGGACGGTAGTCGGCCACCCGCGCGGGCAGCACCACCGACTCCCACAGGTCGGCCGGCAGCCACACCCCCTCCAGCGCGGCCAGGGCCTCCGCCAGGGCGTCGACACCGCTGCCCGCCTCGCCCATCCCGGCCCGCTCCAGCACCAGGCGCTGGAGAACCGCGGGCTCCACCGGTGCGACGGCGGCCCGCGCCCGGGCCAGGGAACGGTTGCGCACCCGGGTCAGGACAGCGGCCTCCATCCAGCCCGCCTCGCCGAGGCTCACCAGCGAGCCATCCTCGACGAGCTCGCCCAGAGCGGCCTCGGCCACCGACACCCCCACACCGAAAGCCTGCGCCACCCGCTCGGGCGTGACGGTCGCATGCACCTTGGCGTACCGCAGCACGAGGTTCCCCAAGGGGGAGCGAGCCTCCGCCGTCTTCACAGGTGCACCGCCGCCGTCGAGGCCCGCCTGCTCCACGGCCTGTTCGGGCAGCTCCGTCCCCAGCGCCAGGTGCAGGTCTCGGGCGTCCTCGATCCGCGCCCAGTGCTCGCGCCCGCCAATGCTCACCGTCATGGCCCGGCCGGCACCGGCGAGCTCGCACGCAGCCGCCCGGACTGCCGTGGGCAGGTCGACCGCGCTCTCACCGCCGCCGGCACACCGCTCGACCAGGTCCGTGACGGTCAACGGACCGAGCTCGCGCAGCAGGTCGGCCAGGCCCTCGACGTCGGCGCCCACTTGCCGCCCGGGCGTCAGGTGCTGAAGCTCGGCCTCGACCTCGGCCATCACCTCGTCATCGAGCAGCTCGGCGATGCCCCCGTCCCCCAGCAGCGCGTTGAGCGCCCGGGGATCCAGGGACAGCAGCCGGGCCCGGTGCTCGGCATGCGGCAGGTCCTCCTGATACAGCAGCGAGCTGGCGTACCCGAACAGGAGAGGGTGAGCGAAGGGCGAGGGCTCAGCGGTGACGGCCTCGACGACCCGCACCTGGCCGGAGCCCAGGCGCTCCATGAGGTCGGTGAGCGCCGGCAGGTCGTAGAACTCCTGGAGGCACTCGCGCGCCGCCTCCACGCTGACGGGGAAGTCCTGGAACTGGCGGGCGGCCTCGAGCAGCTGACCCGCCTTGACCCGTTGCAACCACAGCGGTGTGCGGTGCCCCGGCTGCGTGGAGGGCATGAGCAGGGCGCGCGCGGCGCACTCACGGAACCGGGCGGCGAACAGCGCCGTCTCATCGATCCGGCCGCGCACCAGGGAGGAGACCTCGGCGGGGTCGAGGATGACGAGCTCGGCGCCCGGGACGCGCCCCTCGATCGGTGGGATCTGCAGGACGATGCCGTCGTCGGCCGCGACGACCTGCGGCCTGACCCCCAGCACCCGGTGCACCCGCTCCCGGATCGCCATCGCCCAGGGCTCGTGGACGCGCCGCCCCAGCATGCTGTGGAGGATGAGCCGCCAGCTGCCGGACTCGTCCCGGTTGCGCTCCAGGACCAGGGTCTCGTCGGTGGGAAGGACCCCGGTGGCCTCCCGCTGCTCGCGCAGGAGCACCACGAGGTTGTCCCGGGCGTAGGCGTCCAGGCCCGCCTCCGTGAGCCGACGCCGCAGCGCCCGCTCGGCCTCCGACTCTCCCGCGCCCGACTCGGTGACCGGCCCGGCCTCCGGACCAGCAGCAGTTCCAGCACCTTCTCGCGCCGGCAACCCGGCCTGCGCCTCCCGCAGGAAGACCCCCTTGGCGAGCCCGGTGGCCGCGGGCCTCCCCAGGCCCTCACCCCGCCAGAACGGCAGGCGGGCGCTGCGCCCCTGAGCCGGGTCGACGACGACGCGATCACCCGTGATCTGCCGGATCCGCCAGCTCGAGGTCCCCAGCGTGATGACGTCACCCGGGCTGGACTCGTTGACCATCTCCTCGTCGAGCTCCCCGACCCGGCGCCGCCCGGCGTCCTCGGCCCCCTCGGGCAGGACCACCGGGAACATGCCCCGGTCCGGGATCGTGCCCGACGCCGTCACCGCCAGCCGCTGCGCGTTCGGCCGGGCGCTGAGCCGGCCGGTGGCGCGGTCCCACACGATCCGGGGTGAGAAGTCGGCCAGGTCCGCCGACGCGAAGCCGCCGGACAACAGCGACAGCACCGACTCGAAGGCCCGCCGCGGCAGCGAGGCGTAGGGCGCCGCACGCGTGACCGTGGCGAACCAGGCGTCCGCCGTCAGGTCCTCCACGCTCACCGCGGCAACCGTCTGCTGGGCCAGGACGTCCAGCGCGTTGGTCACCAGGGCCGTGTCCTCAATGGTCCCGGCCCGCATCCCCTCGGCGGCGACGACGGCATCCACCAGGTGGGTCCGCTCCACCGGGTAGATGACGCCACGGGGCCGTCCACCCACCCGGTGGTCGGCCCGCCCCACCCGCTGCAGGCCCGCCGCGACCGACGGCGGCGGCGCCACCTGCAGCACGAGGTCGATCGAGCCGATGTCGATGCCGAGCTCGAGCGAGGCCGTGGCCACCACGCACCGCAGCTCGCCCGAGGCCAGCCGGCGCTCCACGGCCAGGCGCTGCTCCTTGGAGACCGACCCGTGGTGCGCCCGAGCGATGACGGGCATTCCCTTCGGCGTCGGCTCCGCGCGCGTACCGGTGCCCATCTCCCAGGACTCGTGGTGAACCGGCACCGGGGCGGCTGCGTGGGACTCCGACTCAGCATCCGACTCTGGATCAGTCCCCGACGCGGACTGCGACACAGCCTGTGCGGCCGGCCTCGACCCGCAGCGCGCGGCATAGGCCTCGTTGAGGCGGGCGGTCAGGCGCTCGCAGGCCCCACGGGAGTTGACGAAGACCAGGGTCGTGTGGTGGGCGAGGACCTGGTCGAGGATCGCGTTCTCCAGGTGCGGCCAGATGGAGCCCGACACCCGGACGGGCCCCGCCGACCCGGGGCTCCGAGCCGTGCCGGTGCCTCCGGCCTGACCCGTCTGCC includes the following:
- a CDS encoding helicase-associated domain-containing protein, whose protein sequence is MSPSASTQDLAVHLTALPDREVAALLAARPDLAAPPSSSFLALATRAGAQGSVEQALAGLDAPTLAVAAAVVALDGPTGAEESGQFKETEGVEGVEGVEETGAAQAAEGEGAGGDDEPADVETARNLAGLIAAHLPLETEQVAQALERLNRLALVIEGRPVAALETVFGPHPFGLGPWAAEPPSAEQLPSTLEELEELEELSRAADEPPVPAASVEMLQALTWGPPAGTLRAGGRAPGAAPLIERGWLERSSDSRGRTRFILPRQVALALRGGLLTREDLSAPEASELETVGGDVVASESSFHAEETVRLVAALLEEWGREGGTIRRSGGVSVRALARTAEALGLETVEAARVIEIAAGAGLLGLDDDGATWVPSALAAGWLADSLPQRWAPLALAWTVSARTPWLTGTRDDDGVLRAALGPDLEAGWAARLRARVLALLGGLPPGTSATPAFVRAALTWESPRRTIPGGAISAVLAEAETLGITGGGALTEAGRILARRAAASLDEPDAASDDVMGSEGSANGAGSASGGAAGQAPSDEEALGALEAALAADLPAAVDMILVQSDLTAIVPGRPAPELGALLERTSVVESRGGALTVRFTPESVRGALDVGYSAEEIVEAIGRYSPAPLPDSLTVLIQDAARHHGAVRVRAVAALLRIGDEATAAGIMAEPRLKDLGLAEVAPGILVATASAGQVLRELRATGLAPVTEDADGHLVVGPATAQQARRAPEPSRPGSEHSVRRRRPSRRELAILVGRLRVGQEAMQAAGEAAVATDPVHALAVLRQAQSSRSRVRLSLAGPDGAVQERQVRVMAVEPGRVRLRDVVRETELTVAVHRIVSVEAG
- a CDS encoding zinc transporter; this encodes MRCLLTMTLISSLALLPATSARSEPHPDTPTIGGKNSGDRTGFTGEASESVELPGSEPGGVPSQDRPAVTASDPSMWEEQPHEDCVSNGGHIPDIDCMRNLMRYPSQPQEPADGGGGPRTITVTTRQAATLIAQGSGITRQPPGPRVIISKAFIVYTDPSPRYQTTTILNTPIDVEFTPTSYTWDWGDGTTLTTTDPGHPYPHQSVTHYYQHTATAVTTTLTTTWTTRYRPQGETTWRTIDGTITTTETSTPYDLVRIVTYLTDDAEEAQGH
- a CDS encoding DUF6318 family protein, which gives rise to MAVCALALGTAACSLRDAKAEASVSASASASAAIARAEQGLVDAQASATASREAALPPELKAQRDTALAEPAPVKPLHMDEETAQGAAGSVYYFLDLYRYAFMTGDTTELAAMSEDVCVFCKSVIDQATELHEGGGWANKWEQEITNIRYYEKLEGYNYNLIHVHINYGQMTWCHPGENLETAEPIEDQELKFGVRYVNGRWMIGEGEVISK
- a CDS encoding DUF3027 domain-containing protein; translation: MTDTIDSHTDASGEPSTEAGSGSGSSARTATATLERPATAPASPYPIPAPVPRAGALPTPSEQAQAAKDKTLTSPAAVELARRALEEITGPITVGEYLAAAPSAERLVTHLFDCTLSGYHGWHWAVTLSRVPRSRTATVCEMELLPGEDALLAPAWIPWADRLEPGDVTRSDRLPRKEADERLEPGWEATGEDADAVAVDQLDLSRPRVLSAQGVSSAAERWYGGDHGPDAEGVRKAHATCSTCGFFLPMAGALRAIFGVCANEWATDDGSVVSLDHGCGAHSETDLPDQGPEWPINPSRVDDHLMVPLSTNGLDLREGRTIAELAAQQPDDGSDVKNDSNESDDADDEVKDSDSTPAPDSEAEPSAPSAQDTGRSVDAANDGSDSDSVTAAEGIEGTAAIDGASDSDSASSGAEASASSAEAQAAETPSKTKGKSAAKRTRRTSSSTKRRRGTADSSDETATDRSSRGLDLDIEELAKTAAAAASVSSAPDAAGTAGGPTSPADDVLSAVVEAASAPASAGSGDTPSERAASARAAVAGLSLALGIDVPQEGGSADAPDDENADADVHHAPRTLAELEAILPNRS
- a CDS encoding DEAD/DEAH box helicase, whose translation is MAPGTTSDGDAPPPTGARGPGWSGFSPTTRTWFLGAFPSGPTSVQERAWAAIGRGENALVIAPTGSGKTLAAFLSAIDRLGRLDGGRDGDDGTGTGEEPAGGVRVLYVSPLKALGVDVERNLRRPLAGIADVGPTRPVSVGVRSGDTPARERRRLRTHPPQILITTPESLYLMLTSAARETLRAVETVIVDEIHSFAGSKRGTHLTLSLERLDDLLERPAQRVGLSATVSPRQEVARFLGGPHPVTVVVDDGRATPEVTVSVPVEDMARIPAIADRRTRMERALRPSASGGAVRPSGPGRAGAEQAWRSDRTLRRAMATGQTGQAGGTGTARSPGSAGPVRVSGSIWPHLENAILDQVLAHHTTLVFVNSRGACERLTARLNEAYAARCGSRPAAQAVSQSASGTDPESDAESESHAAAPVPVHHESWEMGTGTRAEPTPKGMPVIARAHHGSVSKEQRLAVERRLASGELRCVVATASLELGIDIGSIDLVLQVAPPPSVAAGLQRVGRADHRVGGRPRGVIYPVERTHLVDAVVAAEGMRAGTIEDTALVTNALDVLAQQTVAAVSVEDLTADAWFATVTRAAPYASLPRRAFESVLSLLSGGFASADLADFSPRIVWDRATGRLSARPNAQRLAVTASGTIPDRGMFPVVLPEGAEDAGRRRVGELDEEMVNESSPGDVITLGTSSWRIRQITGDRVVVDPAQGRSARLPFWRGEGLGRPAATGLAKGVFLREAQAGLPAREGAGTAAGPEAGPVTESGAGESEAERALRRRLTEAGLDAYARDNLVVLLREQREATGVLPTDETLVLERNRDESGSWRLILHSMLGRRVHEPWAMAIRERVHRVLGVRPQVVAADDGIVLQIPPIEGRVPGAELVILDPAEVSSLVRGRIDETALFAARFRECAARALLMPSTQPGHRTPLWLQRVKAGQLLEAARQFQDFPVSVEAARECLQEFYDLPALTDLMERLGSGQVRVVEAVTAEPSPFAHPLLFGYASSLLYQEDLPHAEHRARLLSLDPRALNALLGDGGIAELLDDEVMAEVEAELQHLTPGRQVGADVEGLADLLRELGPLTVTDLVERCAGGGESAVDLPTAVRAAACELAGAGRAMTVSIGGREHWARIEDARDLHLALGTELPEQAVEQAGLDGGGAPVKTAEARSPLGNLVLRYAKVHATVTPERVAQAFGVGVSVAEAALGELVEDGSLVSLGEAGWMEAAVLTRVRNRSLARARAAVAPVEPAVLQRLVLERAGMGEAGSGVDALAEALAALEGVWLPADLWESVVLPARVADYRPAMLDELIAAGEVVWQARPSGETASGRTSPGRTGSGRRGSESSAGSDDVAAPGEIAFFPTDSALAPVVGEALAWSEPRKPQDGNGGDDVTVSTEKGTEGDPEPARWQLVLEGAATGRSFEPVRRSLEPAPRARSAPARRVRSRRGRRAMVEMPRAAGQAAPGRLSSVLSSTSWLRLSAAPVSQEEQAIAEVESLLDRYGVVSRDVALAFGGAGGLAPLMPVLRRMEDTGAVLRGGFVDGLGPAQFAERETIDRLRLLTQGPAGEGEADVVLDLKDPACLVGRTVAWPEPVLPTGIGKAGTEDKEEAGGTPLRRQGASVVLIEGAPVLYASENLRGLISYTPEREMLRRALSALVAARQRALAREGASPGRNRTVVESLNGVSTLDRTVSDLLRQAGFVSDPRGMRLPAGPVGAQAGTR